In Deltaproteobacteria bacterium, the sequence GACGAGCAATTCCTCGTCGATCAGCCGGTCGACCACTTGGGCGCGGTCGGCCTCCGAGATCGGTTCGCGCCGGTCTTCGGCGAGTCGACGCGCGGCTTCGTCGAACGCCGCGTCGGGGATGGCGACTCCGTTGACCACGGCGACACCCGGGCTCGTGCCGGGGGCGGAGTCGAACGCCTCCGGATTGGCGTCGCCCTGCGTGACGCACGCTCCGGTCCACAAAAACAGTAAAGCGATCAAGGAGTTACGAACGTACAGGTCCACGCGCCGCCCCGCGTTATTCGCCTCGGATCGAATGAATGCACTTCGTCGGAACGGATGGAATGTGGCACGTTTCGAGTTCGAGGACGAGGGGTTCGACCGGCGCGCGGGACCCGAAGGGATGGTCGGCGACAATCGATCGGCCGGTCTTTGCTTTTTTTCGGGAAATCCGCTAATAGACGCATCTGCGCGGGGAGGCTCGCGGCCATTTTTTTGTGAGGGAGCTTTCGATGATGAAAACGCACGTCTTGTTGGGGTCGTTCGCGCTCGCGCTGCTGCTTGGCGTGATTTGGAGCGCTCCCGCGTTCGCGCAGGACGACGACACCGCCGATGACGACACCGCCGATGACGACACCGCCGATGACGACACGGCGGATGATGACACCGCCGATGACGACGCGACGGACGACGACGCCACCGACGATGATACCGATGACGACGCGACCGATGACGACGCGGACGACGACGCCACGGACGACGATGCCGACGATGACGCGGATGACGACGCCACCGATGACGATACCGACGACGACGCCACCGACGACGACGCGGACGACGACGATGGCGATGACAGCGACCGGCCGGGCGACGACCTCAAGTCCGCGGAGGACAACTCCAACGAACTGGGCGGCTGCAACTGTTCGAAGTGACGCGCGTCCGATCGACCGCAAAAAGCCCCGGTGAATCCGGGGCTTTTTTCGTGGTAAACTGATTGTTTGAAACATCGCGGCCCTTGCGACGGTCCAACCGCGATACGTCTCGGGGCGCGATGGGAATGGACCGATGAGCGATCGCTGGCAGGACGACATCCGAACGCTCAAGCAGCGCAAGCTCGTTTTCTGGGCCGTGCTGCTGTCGGTGCTCGTTCATCTGGCGATCGTCGTCGCGGTGTTTTTCGTGCCGGCAACGCCGCCGCCCGCGGCTCCCGACAAGACGGTCTGGATGGATCTCGCGCAGATCGATCTGCCGCCGACGCAGGGCGAGGTGATGACCGCGCCGGTGCCGTCGAATCAGTCGCCCCCATCCGCCGCGAAACGGCTCGCCCGCGAATCGAACACGGCGGAAAAGGAGACGCACCGGGCCGACATTCCCATCAACGACAACCAGTCCGACGTGGGCGCGAAGCGCCCCGGAGCGTCGGGGCAGCGCGCTCCCCGCGGAGCCGCGAAAAAATACGCCGTCCCCGATGTCGGTGAGAGCATGACCAAGAAGGCCGAAACGGGGGAGGGCGCCCGCGCGGGGACGGCGGGTGAGGACGGCGCGGCCAAGCCGAAATCCGTCGCGGATCTCGTTCACTCGGTCGGCTACGAGGGCGTCGCGAAAAGCGGCGAGGGCGGCGGCGGGGGCAACCTGTCGCCTTACAATCCGAACGTCGGCGAGGCCGGCAAGGCCATCAACCTCAACACCAAGAACTTCAAATACGTCGGCTACTTTTCGGGCATCAAGGAAAAAATCGAGTGGGCGTGGGTGTATCCCCAGGAAGCGCAGATGACGGGGCAGCAGGGCACCCTCACACTGACATTCACGATTTTGCGTTCCGGGCAACTCAAAGAGGTCAAACGCGTGCGCGGGAGCGGCTTCCCGTTGCTCGACAACGCGGCCGTTCAGGCCGTGCGCGACGCCGCCG encodes:
- a CDS encoding energy transducer TonB — its product is MSDRWQDDIRTLKQRKLVFWAVLLSVLVHLAIVVAVFFVPATPPPAAPDKTVWMDLAQIDLPPTQGEVMTAPVPSNQSPPSAAKRLARESNTAEKETHRADIPINDNQSDVGAKRPGASGQRAPRGAAKKYAVPDVGESMTKKAETGEGARAGTAGEDGAAKPKSVADLVHSVGYEGVAKSGEGGGGGNLSPYNPNVGEAGKAINLNTKNFKYVGYFSGIKEKIEWAWVYPQEAQMTGQQGTLTLTFTILRSGQLKEVKRVRGSGFPLLDNAAVQAVRDAAGFGPFPDDWPDEEITIVANFTYHLIGVKSVF